In Columba livia isolate bColLiv1 breed racing homer chromosome 8, bColLiv1.pat.W.v2, whole genome shotgun sequence, a single genomic region encodes these proteins:
- the RXRG gene encoding retinoic acid receptor RXR-gamma isoform X1 encodes MVESAEETGRRLGMQPGTQAPYSLEMGSFPHFYSPIPASSTSVSPSSSLSTGNPVDGHHNYLEAPVNASRALPSPMNAIGSAVNALGSPYRVIASSIGSHPVTLSSGPGMNFMTHANPQLNVLNNVSSSEDVKPLPGLPGIGNMNYPSTSPGSLAKHICAICGDRSSGKHYGVYSCEGCKGFFKRTIRKDLIYTCRDNKDCLIDKRQRNRCQYCRYQKCLAMGMKREAVQEERQRSRERSENEAESTSNGSEDMPVERILEAELAVEPKTEAYSDVNTESSTNDPVTNICHAADKQLFTLVEWAKRIPHFSDLTLEDQVILLRAGWNELLIASFSHRSVSVQDGILLATGLHVHRSSAHSAGVGSIFDRVLTELVSKMKDMQMDKSELGCLRAIVLFNPDAKGLSSPSEVESLREKVYATLEAYTKQKYPEQPGRFAKLLLRLPALRSIGLKCLEHLFFFKLIGDTPIDTFLMEMLETPLQVT; translated from the exons ATTCCCCTATTCCTGCCAGCTCCACATCTGTGAGCCCGTCGTCAAGCCTTTCCACGGGAAATCCGGTGGACGGGCACCACAACTACCTCGAGGCACCTGTGAACGCCTCCCGGGCGCTGCCGTCCCCCATGAACGCGATCGGGTCTGCGGTGAACGCGCTGGGCTCACCGTACAGAGTCATCGCGTCCTCCATCGGCTCTCACCCCGTCACTCTGTCCTCAGGCCCGGGCATGAATTTTATGACGCACGCCAATCCGCAG ctcAACGTCCTGAACAATGTTAGCAGCTCGGAGGACGTCAAACCCTTGCCAGGTCTCCCGGGGATTGGGAACATGAATTATCCATCCACAAGCCCGGGTTCCTTAGCCAAGCACATCTGTGCCATCTGTGGGGACAGGTCCTCAG GGAAGCACTACGGGGTGTACAGCTGTGAGGGCTGCAAAGGCTTCTTCAAGAGGACAATCCGGAAGGACCTGATCTACACCTGCCGTGACAACAAGGACTGCCTCATTGACAAGCGCCAACGCAACCGCTGCCAGTACTGCCGCTATCAGAAGTGCCTCGCGATGGGGATGAAGAGGGAAG CTGTGCaggaggagaggcagaggagcagggagcGGAGTGAGAATGAGGCTGAGTCCACAAGCAATGGCAGCGAGGACATGCCTGTAGAGAGGATTCTGGAAGCTGAGCTGGCAGTCGAACCTAAGACGGAGGCGTACAGCGATGTGAACACAGAGAGCTCG ACAAATGACCCTGTCACCAACATATGCCATGCGGCTGACAAGCAGCTCTTCACACTCGTTGAATGGGCCAAGAGAATCCCCCACTTCTCTGACCTGACACTGGAAGACCAAGTCATTCTCCTCCGGGCAG GCTGGAATGAGCTGCTCATTGCTTCTTTCTCCCACCGCTCCGTGTCAGTGCAGGACGGCATCCTTCTGGCCACGGGCTTGCACGTGCACCGCAGCAGTGCTCACAGTGCTGGTGTGGGCTCCATATTTGACAG GGTTTTGACAGAGCTGGTGTCCAAAATGAAAGACATGCAGATGGATAAGTCGGAGCTGGGGTGCCTGCGAGCCATTGTCCTGTTCAACCCAG ATGCCAAGGGATTGTCCAGCCCCTCAGAAGTAGAATCGCTGCGGGAGAAGGTCTATGCCACACTGGAAGCCTACACGAAGCAGAAGTACCCTGAGCAGCCAGGGAG GTTTGCCAAACTTCTTCTGCGCCTGCCGGCGCTACGGTCCATCGGGCTGaagtgcctggagcacctcttcTTCTTTAAGCTGATCGGGGACACCCCCATTGACACCTTCCTCATGGAGATGCTGGAGACACCCTTGCAGGTCACTTGA
- the RXRG gene encoding retinoic acid receptor RXR-gamma isoform X3 — MYLVGCLAFMQNSPIPASSTSVSPSSSLSTGNPVDGHHNYLEAPVNASRALPSPMNAIGSAVNALGSPYRVIASSIGSHPVTLSSGPGMNFMTHANPQLNVLNNVSSSEDVKPLPGLPGIGNMNYPSTSPGSLAKHICAICGDRSSGKHYGVYSCEGCKGFFKRTIRKDLIYTCRDNKDCLIDKRQRNRCQYCRYQKCLAMGMKREAVQEERQRSRERSENEAESTSNGSEDMPVERILEAELAVEPKTEAYSDVNTESSTNDPVTNICHAADKQLFTLVEWAKRIPHFSDLTLEDQVILLRAGWNELLIASFSHRSVSVQDGILLATGLHVHRSSAHSAGVGSIFDRVLTELVSKMKDMQMDKSELGCLRAIVLFNPDAKGLSSPSEVESLREKVYATLEAYTKQKYPEQPGRFAKLLLRLPALRSIGLKCLEHLFFFKLIGDTPIDTFLMEMLETPLQVT; from the exons ATTCCCCTATTCCTGCCAGCTCCACATCTGTGAGCCCGTCGTCAAGCCTTTCCACGGGAAATCCGGTGGACGGGCACCACAACTACCTCGAGGCACCTGTGAACGCCTCCCGGGCGCTGCCGTCCCCCATGAACGCGATCGGGTCTGCGGTGAACGCGCTGGGCTCACCGTACAGAGTCATCGCGTCCTCCATCGGCTCTCACCCCGTCACTCTGTCCTCAGGCCCGGGCATGAATTTTATGACGCACGCCAATCCGCAG ctcAACGTCCTGAACAATGTTAGCAGCTCGGAGGACGTCAAACCCTTGCCAGGTCTCCCGGGGATTGGGAACATGAATTATCCATCCACAAGCCCGGGTTCCTTAGCCAAGCACATCTGTGCCATCTGTGGGGACAGGTCCTCAG GGAAGCACTACGGGGTGTACAGCTGTGAGGGCTGCAAAGGCTTCTTCAAGAGGACAATCCGGAAGGACCTGATCTACACCTGCCGTGACAACAAGGACTGCCTCATTGACAAGCGCCAACGCAACCGCTGCCAGTACTGCCGCTATCAGAAGTGCCTCGCGATGGGGATGAAGAGGGAAG CTGTGCaggaggagaggcagaggagcagggagcGGAGTGAGAATGAGGCTGAGTCCACAAGCAATGGCAGCGAGGACATGCCTGTAGAGAGGATTCTGGAAGCTGAGCTGGCAGTCGAACCTAAGACGGAGGCGTACAGCGATGTGAACACAGAGAGCTCG ACAAATGACCCTGTCACCAACATATGCCATGCGGCTGACAAGCAGCTCTTCACACTCGTTGAATGGGCCAAGAGAATCCCCCACTTCTCTGACCTGACACTGGAAGACCAAGTCATTCTCCTCCGGGCAG GCTGGAATGAGCTGCTCATTGCTTCTTTCTCCCACCGCTCCGTGTCAGTGCAGGACGGCATCCTTCTGGCCACGGGCTTGCACGTGCACCGCAGCAGTGCTCACAGTGCTGGTGTGGGCTCCATATTTGACAG GGTTTTGACAGAGCTGGTGTCCAAAATGAAAGACATGCAGATGGATAAGTCGGAGCTGGGGTGCCTGCGAGCCATTGTCCTGTTCAACCCAG ATGCCAAGGGATTGTCCAGCCCCTCAGAAGTAGAATCGCTGCGGGAGAAGGTCTATGCCACACTGGAAGCCTACACGAAGCAGAAGTACCCTGAGCAGCCAGGGAG GTTTGCCAAACTTCTTCTGCGCCTGCCGGCGCTACGGTCCATCGGGCTGaagtgcctggagcacctcttcTTCTTTAAGCTGATCGGGGACACCCCCATTGACACCTTCCTCATGGAGATGCTGGAGACACCCTTGCAGGTCACTTGA
- the RXRG gene encoding retinoic acid receptor RXR-gamma isoform X2, with protein sequence MYGNYPHFIKFPAGFGNSPIPASSTSVSPSSSLSTGNPVDGHHNYLEAPVNASRALPSPMNAIGSAVNALGSPYRVIASSIGSHPVTLSSGPGMNFMTHANPQLNVLNNVSSSEDVKPLPGLPGIGNMNYPSTSPGSLAKHICAICGDRSSGKHYGVYSCEGCKGFFKRTIRKDLIYTCRDNKDCLIDKRQRNRCQYCRYQKCLAMGMKREAVQEERQRSRERSENEAESTSNGSEDMPVERILEAELAVEPKTEAYSDVNTESSTNDPVTNICHAADKQLFTLVEWAKRIPHFSDLTLEDQVILLRAGWNELLIASFSHRSVSVQDGILLATGLHVHRSSAHSAGVGSIFDRVLTELVSKMKDMQMDKSELGCLRAIVLFNPDAKGLSSPSEVESLREKVYATLEAYTKQKYPEQPGRFAKLLLRLPALRSIGLKCLEHLFFFKLIGDTPIDTFLMEMLETPLQVT encoded by the exons ATTCCCCTATTCCTGCCAGCTCCACATCTGTGAGCCCGTCGTCAAGCCTTTCCACGGGAAATCCGGTGGACGGGCACCACAACTACCTCGAGGCACCTGTGAACGCCTCCCGGGCGCTGCCGTCCCCCATGAACGCGATCGGGTCTGCGGTGAACGCGCTGGGCTCACCGTACAGAGTCATCGCGTCCTCCATCGGCTCTCACCCCGTCACTCTGTCCTCAGGCCCGGGCATGAATTTTATGACGCACGCCAATCCGCAG ctcAACGTCCTGAACAATGTTAGCAGCTCGGAGGACGTCAAACCCTTGCCAGGTCTCCCGGGGATTGGGAACATGAATTATCCATCCACAAGCCCGGGTTCCTTAGCCAAGCACATCTGTGCCATCTGTGGGGACAGGTCCTCAG GGAAGCACTACGGGGTGTACAGCTGTGAGGGCTGCAAAGGCTTCTTCAAGAGGACAATCCGGAAGGACCTGATCTACACCTGCCGTGACAACAAGGACTGCCTCATTGACAAGCGCCAACGCAACCGCTGCCAGTACTGCCGCTATCAGAAGTGCCTCGCGATGGGGATGAAGAGGGAAG CTGTGCaggaggagaggcagaggagcagggagcGGAGTGAGAATGAGGCTGAGTCCACAAGCAATGGCAGCGAGGACATGCCTGTAGAGAGGATTCTGGAAGCTGAGCTGGCAGTCGAACCTAAGACGGAGGCGTACAGCGATGTGAACACAGAGAGCTCG ACAAATGACCCTGTCACCAACATATGCCATGCGGCTGACAAGCAGCTCTTCACACTCGTTGAATGGGCCAAGAGAATCCCCCACTTCTCTGACCTGACACTGGAAGACCAAGTCATTCTCCTCCGGGCAG GCTGGAATGAGCTGCTCATTGCTTCTTTCTCCCACCGCTCCGTGTCAGTGCAGGACGGCATCCTTCTGGCCACGGGCTTGCACGTGCACCGCAGCAGTGCTCACAGTGCTGGTGTGGGCTCCATATTTGACAG GGTTTTGACAGAGCTGGTGTCCAAAATGAAAGACATGCAGATGGATAAGTCGGAGCTGGGGTGCCTGCGAGCCATTGTCCTGTTCAACCCAG ATGCCAAGGGATTGTCCAGCCCCTCAGAAGTAGAATCGCTGCGGGAGAAGGTCTATGCCACACTGGAAGCCTACACGAAGCAGAAGTACCCTGAGCAGCCAGGGAG GTTTGCCAAACTTCTTCTGCGCCTGCCGGCGCTACGGTCCATCGGGCTGaagtgcctggagcacctcttcTTCTTTAAGCTGATCGGGGACACCCCCATTGACACCTTCCTCATGGAGATGCTGGAGACACCCTTGCAGGTCACTTGA
- the RXRG gene encoding retinoic acid receptor RXR-gamma isoform X4, translating to MNYPSTSPGSLAKHICAICGDRSSGKHYGVYSCEGCKGFFKRTIRKDLIYTCRDNKDCLIDKRQRNRCQYCRYQKCLAMGMKREAVQEERQRSRERSENEAESTSNGSEDMPVERILEAELAVEPKTEAYSDVNTESSTNDPVTNICHAADKQLFTLVEWAKRIPHFSDLTLEDQVILLRAGWNELLIASFSHRSVSVQDGILLATGLHVHRSSAHSAGVGSIFDRVLTELVSKMKDMQMDKSELGCLRAIVLFNPDAKGLSSPSEVESLREKVYATLEAYTKQKYPEQPGRFAKLLLRLPALRSIGLKCLEHLFFFKLIGDTPIDTFLMEMLETPLQVT from the exons ATGAATTATCCATCCACAAGCCCGGGTTCCTTAGCCAAGCACATCTGTGCCATCTGTGGGGACAGGTCCTCAG GGAAGCACTACGGGGTGTACAGCTGTGAGGGCTGCAAAGGCTTCTTCAAGAGGACAATCCGGAAGGACCTGATCTACACCTGCCGTGACAACAAGGACTGCCTCATTGACAAGCGCCAACGCAACCGCTGCCAGTACTGCCGCTATCAGAAGTGCCTCGCGATGGGGATGAAGAGGGAAG CTGTGCaggaggagaggcagaggagcagggagcGGAGTGAGAATGAGGCTGAGTCCACAAGCAATGGCAGCGAGGACATGCCTGTAGAGAGGATTCTGGAAGCTGAGCTGGCAGTCGAACCTAAGACGGAGGCGTACAGCGATGTGAACACAGAGAGCTCG ACAAATGACCCTGTCACCAACATATGCCATGCGGCTGACAAGCAGCTCTTCACACTCGTTGAATGGGCCAAGAGAATCCCCCACTTCTCTGACCTGACACTGGAAGACCAAGTCATTCTCCTCCGGGCAG GCTGGAATGAGCTGCTCATTGCTTCTTTCTCCCACCGCTCCGTGTCAGTGCAGGACGGCATCCTTCTGGCCACGGGCTTGCACGTGCACCGCAGCAGTGCTCACAGTGCTGGTGTGGGCTCCATATTTGACAG GGTTTTGACAGAGCTGGTGTCCAAAATGAAAGACATGCAGATGGATAAGTCGGAGCTGGGGTGCCTGCGAGCCATTGTCCTGTTCAACCCAG ATGCCAAGGGATTGTCCAGCCCCTCAGAAGTAGAATCGCTGCGGGAGAAGGTCTATGCCACACTGGAAGCCTACACGAAGCAGAAGTACCCTGAGCAGCCAGGGAG GTTTGCCAAACTTCTTCTGCGCCTGCCGGCGCTACGGTCCATCGGGCTGaagtgcctggagcacctcttcTTCTTTAAGCTGATCGGGGACACCCCCATTGACACCTTCCTCATGGAGATGCTGGAGACACCCTTGCAGGTCACTTGA